A single genomic interval of Nocardia bhagyanarayanae harbors:
- a CDS encoding AMP-binding protein: MPTETIAPSVPTRTGALASVTHFDPAAVAVSTPDCDLTYGELDSWSNRLARVLLENGAGPGTTVAMAVEPVIESAVTRWAIAKSGATPVLASSGSAAVESAALGVTTHASRGELTDSIGWLLLDDRSMLVRYLTGSDAPITDAEREPMRRAS; encoded by the coding sequence ATGCCGACCGAAACCATCGCACCTTCCGTTCCGACCCGGACGGGCGCGCTCGCGTCGGTCACCCACTTCGACCCGGCCGCCGTCGCGGTGTCCACCCCCGACTGCGACCTCACCTACGGCGAACTGGACTCTTGGTCGAATCGGCTCGCCAGGGTGCTGCTCGAGAACGGCGCGGGCCCGGGCACCACGGTCGCCATGGCGGTGGAGCCGGTCATCGAGTCGGCCGTCACCCGTTGGGCCATCGCCAAGTCCGGCGCGACCCCGGTGCTCGCCTCGTCCGGTTCGGCCGCGGTCGAGTCGGCCGCCCTCGGTGTCACCACCCACGCGAGCCGCGGCGAACTGACCGACTCCATCGGCTGGCTGCTGCTCGACGACCGCTCGATGCTGGTTCGCTACCTCACCGGCTCGGACGCGCCGATCACGGACGCCGAGCGCGAACCCATGCGGCGCGCGTCCTGA
- a CDS encoding PadR family transcriptional regulator: protein MAPKRKVNNLLALAILSVIIERPMHRYEIASKLRERGKDQDMDIKWGSLYTVVQNMVKAGFLEPVGSEREGARPERVIYRITDAGRAEMSDWTRELIATPVTEHDAFTAGLSVIGALPPDEVIELLATRIAALDAIIAGIRRELDGLAGTLPRLFVIETEYGLAMLEAEAAWARSWRAELVDGTFPDLALWRQMHAGGLAPSDVVDMVERGMRAPE from the coding sequence ATGGCCCCGAAGCGCAAGGTGAACAACCTGCTGGCGCTCGCGATCCTCTCGGTGATCATCGAACGGCCGATGCACCGCTACGAGATCGCCTCGAAGCTGCGCGAGCGCGGCAAAGACCAGGACATGGACATCAAGTGGGGTTCGCTCTACACGGTGGTCCAGAACATGGTGAAGGCCGGTTTCCTCGAACCCGTCGGCAGCGAACGCGAGGGCGCGCGCCCGGAGCGCGTCATCTACCGCATCACCGACGCGGGCCGGGCCGAAATGTCCGACTGGACAAGAGAATTGATCGCCACCCCGGTGACCGAGCACGACGCCTTCACGGCGGGCCTCTCGGTGATCGGCGCGCTGCCGCCGGACGAGGTGATCGAGTTGCTCGCCACCCGGATCGCCGCGCTCGACGCGATCATCGCGGGCATCCGCCGGGAACTGGACGGGCTCGCGGGTACGCTGCCCCGCCTGTTCGTGATCGAGACCGAATACGGGCTCGCGATGCTGGAGGCCGAGGCCGCGTGGGCCCGCTCCTGGCGCGCAGAGCTGGTCGACGGCACCTTCCCCGACCTGGCGCTGTGGCGGCAGATGCATGCCGGCGGCCTGGCGCCGTCCGACGTCGTCGACATGGTGGAGAGGGGGATGCGAGCGCCCGAGTAG
- a CDS encoding FAD-dependent oxidoreductase: MSRIRSALVVGGGIAGPVAATALLKAGIDARVYEAYPGPSYGIGSGLALAPNGVAALDIVGAGDPVRGIAQPVSKMMLSVGRTRHHVPTLRDEPPLQLVDRAELHQTLHDHAVAAGVPVEFDKRLVGVDEHADAVTARFADGSTATADVLIGADGIRSTVRGLIDPNAPGPRYTGMLGFGAATECDAEIPADTMVFAFGQKAYYLYWSTGDGQVFWGANLPHKQYLTLSEARAVPASHWLSILRDTYGADTPGGELARNTTEEQLEVTGGLHIMPPVPHWYRGRMVLVGDAVHAPSNSSGQGASLAIESAVQLARCLRDLPEPEAAFAAYERLRRGRVEGIAMRAAKINNSKTPGPVGRKIMNLLMPLMVKTVMNPEKTMGAEQRYRIDWDSPVQSEPVLA, from the coding sequence ATGTCCAGAATCCGTTCCGCACTCGTCGTCGGCGGCGGCATCGCCGGGCCCGTCGCGGCCACCGCCTTGCTGAAAGCGGGCATCGACGCCCGCGTCTACGAGGCCTACCCCGGCCCGTCCTACGGCATCGGCAGCGGGCTCGCGCTCGCACCGAACGGCGTCGCCGCCCTCGACATCGTCGGGGCCGGCGATCCGGTGCGCGGCATCGCGCAGCCCGTGTCCAAGATGATGCTCTCGGTCGGCCGCACCCGGCACCATGTGCCCACCTTGCGCGACGAACCGCCGCTGCAATTGGTGGACCGCGCCGAACTGCACCAGACGTTGCACGACCACGCGGTGGCCGCGGGCGTTCCCGTCGAGTTCGACAAGCGCCTGGTCGGCGTCGACGAGCACGCCGACGCCGTCACCGCGCGCTTCGCCGACGGCAGCACCGCGACCGCGGACGTGCTGATCGGCGCCGACGGCATCCGGTCGACCGTGCGCGGCCTGATCGACCCGAACGCACCGGGCCCGCGGTACACCGGCATGCTCGGTTTCGGCGCCGCCACCGAGTGCGATGCCGAAATACCGGCCGACACCATGGTTTTCGCCTTCGGCCAGAAGGCGTACTACCTGTACTGGTCGACCGGTGACGGACAAGTCTTCTGGGGCGCCAACCTGCCGCACAAGCAGTACCTGACGCTCAGCGAAGCCCGCGCCGTCCCGGCGTCGCACTGGTTGTCGATCCTGCGCGACACCTACGGCGCGGACACCCCCGGTGGCGAACTCGCCCGCAACACCACCGAGGAGCAGCTGGAGGTCACCGGCGGCCTGCACATCATGCCGCCGGTGCCGCACTGGTACCGCGGCCGCATGGTCCTGGTCGGCGACGCGGTGCACGCGCCGTCCAACAGCTCCGGGCAGGGCGCGTCGCTGGCCATCGAGAGCGCGGTGCAGCTGGCCAGGTGCCTGCGGGATCTGCCGGAGCCGGAGGCGGCGTTCGCGGCCTACGAACGGTTGCGTCGCGGCCGGGTGGAGGGCATCGCGATGCGCGCCGCGAAGATCAACAACAGCAAGACGCCAGGGCCGGTAGGTCGTAAGATCATGAACCTGCTCATGCCGCTGATGGTGAAGACGGTGATGAACCCCGAGAAAACCATGGGCGCCGAGCAGCGCTACCGCATCGACTGGGACTCGCCGGTCCAGTCGGAGCCGGTCCTCGCCTGA